From Gemmatimonadota bacterium:
AGGTCGCGCCCCACCAGGGCGGACCGGCCCGCCCAGCGCCCGCGCTCGAACTGGCGGGCGGCGAACCCCTCGCTGACCCACACGGCGGGCGGATCGGCCGCCGTGATCGCGGAAGGCCCCCGCCCCGCGACGAGCGGGACCCCCATCAGGTCCAGGGCCGCGCCCGCCACCCCCACGACCCGCGCCCAGCCGCCCAGCATCGGGGTGGGCAGCCCGCCGATCCAGCAGTCCCCACACTCGGTGGCGACGTGGCTGTCGATCCCGAGCCGGCTCCACCCGCCGGGCGTGGTCGCGCCGACGCGGGTCACCCCGGGCAGGGCCGCCAGCCCGTGCAGCAAGGAGGCGGTGTCCAGGGCGGACGGCGCGGTCACCGACGCCCAGGTCAGGTCGGGCGGGCCCGCTGTGGACGCGTCCGGACGCTCCGCGCCGAGGAGCACGAACGCCAGGATGCACACCAGGGTGGAGGCGGCGCCGCCGGCGACCACGAAGCCGTCCTGGGCGCCCGGGATCCGACCCCGCTCGGACGCGGGCGCCAGGAGGCCGCCCCCCCACCAGAGCAGCATCGCCCCGACGGCCGTGGCCACGACCGCGCCCGATCCGAGGAGACCGGAGGCCGCCCACGGCCCCAGGGTCCCGCTCCACACCCCCGGCCACGCTCGCGCCAACCACGGCAACAGGACCGCGGCCCCGACGCCCGCGACCGTGCCCGCGGCGCCGACGAACGCCACGGTGCGCTGCAGGAACGCCCGTCGCAGCAGGCGGGCGGACGCGCCGACGTCCCGGTGCACGTGCAGCTCCGGGCGGGCGGCCCGCCCGGCCAGCAGAGCGCCCAGGAGCACGGGCACCACGGCCGCCAGGATCACCAGCGCACAGGCCAGCCGCAGCAGCCCGACCCAGCGGGCCAGCGCCCGGGCGCGGGCCACGTCCGGGAGCTCCGTCCGGGGCGACCACTGGAGACCCAGCGTCTCGACCGGGAGCGGCGCCAGCGAAAGGGCGCTCCCGGCGGGACCCGTCCCCGTGAGCCACGCCAGCACGCCCAGGGAGAGCAGCCCGGCCGCCAGGGCGCCGGCGAGCGCGAGCCACCCGGGTCGCCCGTGTCCGTCCGCGAGGTGCAGCGGTACTCGCATGTGACCTCCGCCCGTCAGTAGTAGCGCAGCTTGAAGAGCGCCTTGTGCAGCCAGGCCCGACGCCGCTTCAGCGGGCTCCTGCGGTAGCCGTCCCAGCGCTCGGCCCAGGCCAGGAAGCGGGCATCGTCCGTGAGTCGGTGCATGATGCGCAACTGGACGACGTGGAGGGCGTGGTAGAAGCCGCTGGCGGCATTGCTGAGCGCCGTCCCGGCCTGATCGTAGAGCGACCAGTACCCGATGTCGAAGCGGGGCAGATGGGCATGCAGCGTCTCGATCGATGCCTGCCAGAGCGCGCCCGCGCGCGCGTCGCCGTCGTGGAGCCAGAGGTCGTACAGGCCCCACGCCGCCCACATGAAGCCGTTCAGGATGTGGGTGGGCGGCTTGACCACGGTCTCCTCGAACCAGACGTGTCCGTCGTCGAGGACCTGCACGCCGCCCTCGTCGATGTGCAGCGTGAAGCTCTCGAACGCGGCGCGGGCCGCGTCGAGGTAGCGCTGCTCCTCCGTGACCTTGTGCGCACGCACGAGCAGGCTGATGCCCTGCCCCTGGCTGAGACAGGAATACCAGGGGTTCTTGAGCGGCGTCCGGTACTCCCAGTCGAAGCGGTGATTCCAGACCGCGACACCGGCGGCGTTGGGTTCGAGATTGTCCACCAGCCAATCCGCCACGTCCAGGAAGCGCTGCTTGCGGTCCGGGTCGTCCTCCTGACGCCAGCGGTTGTAGTTGCCCAGACCATACTGCGCGATCGCGATGGGGTTGTACTGCAGACCCACGTGCCCATGGTAGTCCAGCATCGGGATGCCGCGCGCGTCGCGCGGGCCCGGGTAATCCGCCTTGACCGTGAAGCGCTGCCAGTACTCGTCCACCGTCCCCGCCCGGGCGCGCTCGTTCACCTGCGGCGTGCCGTGCCAGAACGTGAGGTGGCTCTGGCGGCTTCCGCCGTACGCCGAGAAGATGCGACGCCAGTAGCGCAGGCGCGCCCCTACCCCGATCGGGGCCCCGGGGACGCTCTCGGGGATCTCCACGCGCGGGGCGCTCGCGTCCGCGCGCGTCATGCGTGCTCCCCGGCCACGAAGACGTCCCGCCCGGTGCGCAGCGCATCCGCCGCCGCGAACGAGGCGCGCATCGTGCCCACCAGCGAGGCGAACGGCGTGGGCGAAGGGCCTCCGCTACGGAGCGCCGCTCCGAGCCGCTCCATCTCGGCGCGGTGGCCCTTGTCCTGCCGCAACCGATCGCGGCGCCGCCGGGTCCGTCCCCCGTCGTGGAGCGCCAGCTCCCGGAAATCGTCGAGGACGGCGCTCCGTCCGCCGCCCGACACCTCGATCCGCTCCTTCCCCAGAGCGGCCGCGCCGTTGGCGTGATAGCTCACGATGGCCACATGCCCGCCCTCCATCTCCAGCGTGATGCTCACGTTGTCGCGCGGGCGGGCACCCGCGGCGGGCAGACCGGCAGTGCGTACCCGCACGGGGGCGGCGTCGCAGAGCCAGAGCGCCCAGTCGAGGAAGTGGCAGGCCTCTCCCACGATCCGTCCGCCGCCGACGCTCGGGTCGTGCAGCCAATGGTCGGGGGGCAGCGCTCCGGCGTTGACCCGGTAGTGCACGAGGAGCGGATCTCCCACCGGCGCGAAGTGCCCGGCCAGCGCGTCGCTCATCGGTGCGAAACGGC
This genomic window contains:
- a CDS encoding D-glucuronyl C5-epimerase family protein: MTRADASAPRVEIPESVPGAPIGVGARLRYWRRIFSAYGGSRQSHLTFWHGTPQVNERARAGTVDEYWQRFTVKADYPGPRDARGIPMLDYHGHVGLQYNPIAIAQYGLGNYNRWRQEDDPDRKQRFLDVADWLVDNLEPNAAGVAVWNHRFDWEYRTPLKNPWYSCLSQGQGISLLVRAHKVTEEQRYLDAARAAFESFTLHIDEGGVQVLDDGHVWFEETVVKPPTHILNGFMWAAWGLYDLWLHDGDARAGALWQASIETLHAHLPRFDIGYWSLYDQAGTALSNAASGFYHALHVVQLRIMHRLTDDARFLAWAERWDGYRRSPLKRRRAWLHKALFKLRYY